The window CTTAGGAAGACATGAATGGCTTTCTTCTATATATAACGCTCGAGCTCAGTGGGTACCTGTTTATTTCCGAGACTCCTTTTTTGCTGCACTCTTCCCTACTACACAAGGCTCTTTTTTTGATGGGTATGTGAATCAGCAGACAACTCTTCCCATCTTCTTTAGGCTCTACGAAAGGGCTATGGAGAGCTGGTTTGAGATGGAGATTGAAGCTGATCATGACACTGCCAACACGCCTCCAATCTTGAAGACTCCATCACCCATGGAGAGCCAGGCTGCAAATCTGTATACACGGAGAATCTTTGAAAAGTTTCAGGCAGAGTTGGTGGAGACGTTTGCTTACACTGCAAACAGAATCGATGATGATGGTACCAGCACCACATTCAGGGTTGCGAAATTTGAAAATGACAACAAAGCTTATATGGTGTCGTTTTGCTACCCGGAGATGAGAGCAAGCTGCAGCTGTCAGATGTTTGAGCATTCCGGGATACTCTGTCGACACGTTCTGACAGTGTTTACCGTCACAAATATACTCACCTTGCCACCGCATTATATTCTGGGAAGGTGGACCAGAAATGCCAAGAGCGTTGTGGAGATGGATGAGCGTGTTAGCGATGATGGCTTGTTACACCGTTACAACCACTTATGTCGCGAGGCCATTAAGTATGCTGAGGAAGGTGCAGTTACACCTGAGACTTATAATATTGCTTTAGGAGCACTCAGAGAAGGTGGAAAGAAGGTTTCAGCTGTCAGGAAAAGCGTTGGCAGAGCTGCACCTCCTAGCTCACACGGTGGTGATGCAAAGACCTCACTATCAGCATCTGACTCAACCCCTCTGCTGTGGCCTCGTCATGATGAAATGACACGCAGATTTAATCTTAACGATGGTGGGGCCAGAGCTCAGTCTGTTGCTGATTTGAATCTGCCGCGTATGGCACCGATATCCCTTCACCGAGATGATGGTGCTCCTGAGAATATGGTACCCAGAGTAAACCTTTCACTGAgtcatttgttttttctttctgtcaGTGACTTGGGTGATAATTTGACTTGCCTTGTCTTGCAGGTAGCTCTTCCTTGTCTTAAGTCAATGACTTGGGGGATGGAGAGTAAGAATACAATCCCGGGTGGTAGAGTTGCAGTTATCAATTTAAAGGTGTGCATTACACGAACCAGAAACGTTTTCTGTATGGTTTTTGCGTTCATATTAATGAACAGTTTATTAATAGTCTTTGTTGCTTCCTGCAAAATTGTGATAGACCGCAGAAgtgaggattttttttttctatgatgTGTTTCAGTTGCACGATTACAGAAAGTTTCCCTCGGCAGATATGGAGGTCAAGTTTCAGCTGTCTAGCGTTACACTTGAACCTATGTTAAGGTCTATGGCTTACATCAGCGAACAACTCTCAGCTCCAGCGAATAGAGTAGCTGTCATCAATTTGAAGGTATGCTTCTTATACTCTAGGTAGCTTCTCCTTTAGGCTTCATTTGCTCTATCTGTGTGTCACTTTCAAGTAAATGGCCGGTCTTGAACAAAGACTAGAATCACTATttgtatatgaaaatttatttcatGTCTGCATATGTAAAATTGTTCTTTTGGAACCCACTTGAATTTAAGCAACAACAAAAACAGCTGGAGAATTTGTTTGACTACTACATAGAGGACTCATGTTCATGAAAGGCTTTAGTAGCCATATTCTTTCATGATGCATTATTCATGGGAAAACGGAATTGCTTATGTTTATCTGTCTCTCTTTGTTTGAAATAAAGAGTTTCTCAACTGAGACCTTTTTGTTTATCTTATACTCCAGCTGCAAGACACTGAGACAACAACAGGAGAATCAGAGGTCAAATTTCAGGTGTCCAGGGATACACTAGGGGCAATGTTGAGATCAATGGCTTATATCCGTGAGCAGCTCTCTATTGTTGTAAGTACACACTTCCTTTTATTTACTTACAAACAAAGCCATATTATTACTACTTATATAGACTCTAAAACTGTAACTTTGCATTTGCAGGGAGAGCTACAGACAGAACCACAAGGGAAGAAGCAACGCAAGTGAAAGAGAGAAGCAACCAcggaaatttttttaaaaaaaaattgtaaacgtAGGAAGGAAGATCCCTCATTAGGATTCGTGTGTTCAATCTTTGTGATTGATGTTGTACGTTACAATGTGTAATATGTGCAAGTGTGGAGAAACAGGTGGGGGCATTGAGTCTTGATTCAGGGCAGGCTttgaattgtatatatatcCTTTTTTCAGACATCGATGAACCACCCATTCGCTTGAAGTGCAACGTTAGATTTGGTTGGTCAcagtgatttatttattttattttattttgaaaagaaagcAGCATTGAGGGACACAATAAAAGATCCAAGTAAGAAATGATGCTTGATGAGACGCAATATGGGACAAGAATTCTCACACATTTACATCATCGTCCAACAGACAACAAAGCACATGAAAAGCAGCTAAGGAAATATAGCGACTGCATTCCTTAtgccaaaacaacaaaaagaatacATACATCAAAGGACAAGTAAATTGCTAATCCCTCTAACACTGATTCCTTCAACCCGAACGGGTAGACTCGGTCACCATGTGTCTACAAGCTCCTGTAATCAACGACGGTTACCTCTTCCTCTGGAGCATCTAGGTCTTGATAGCTGCCATCATTTTCTCATTACATTAGTTTCAATGTAGTTTTTTTCCCACCTGGAAAATCAAAGTTTGGGGAATGGATTGAAACAAAAGAACAATTGCCACAtcgtttttcttttgatcatcTGAACCGTGTTCGATCGTCTCTCACACTTCATGAACATGTAGCTGAACCTTAATCCTCGTCGACCAAACTATATAGTTTGTCGATGAAATGTTTGGGGGTTATCAAAGATGTATTTTCGAAAGTACCGAATCACTAGTTGTTTGTTTGGTTGTAGAAAGTTTTAGTTAGTTGGACAGTGGTGTTTGAAAGTTTTCTTGAACGGGTTGCTTATTCATATTTAGTAGGTTAAACATAAGTCTTTTTTTGACAACACATACAAAGACCTAATACATATTTGACTATTGACCCAAAAATAGGGAAAAAGGACCAAGAGAACTGTAAAAAAAAGTGACCGGTGAGAGTAACAACACCTGGAGAGAAAGTTACCGTTTTGAGTCAATTTCTTTACAAGCAAGCAGATGCTTTATTGCATGTGTCACACTTTTTGCCCTTTTTCTCCTCCTCataagatctctctctctctctctctctctctctctctctctcgctacTGTAAGACGTTTATGTTTGATCCTCTCGCATAACTAAAAAAAAGCTCAACCACCTCTCCCTCTCTTCAATTCGCACTCTTTAGGTAATACCGCTGTTTCTCCATTTTCCGCTGCTTCTTGCGTAGATAGCCACTCGATTCTAGGTTCTCTTCTACTCTAATCTAGTTCCCCAATTTCAGTTGGGTTTCTATTAAAATCTCTCCTTTTTGCTGACAAAACCCCACCTTGATTTTTGTTCAATTTACTTTGGTATTTGTTTACGGTATATGACCA is drawn from Raphanus sativus cultivar WK10039 unplaced genomic scaffold, ASM80110v3 Scaffold3153, whole genome shotgun sequence and contains these coding sequences:
- the LOC130506358 gene encoding protein FAR1-RELATED SEQUENCE 3-like, with the protein product MDDDIHLVDPMVNQEMDEIGVAEPCVGMEFDSEKEAKSFYDEYARQLSFTSKLLSLPTDSSSSSSTREFVCSSSSSKRSRRRPAEICDAMLRIELKAHKWVVTKFVKEHSHGLATPNTLHCLRPRRHFASSNVPSGMMYVSMDGGSRAASNSKDPKRSLGRDAHNLLEYFNRMQAENPGFFYAIQLDDDNNQMTNVFWADSRSRIAYTRFGDTVTLDTRYKSSQFLVPFAPFTGVNHHGQAVLFGCALILDESEASFIWLFKTFLTAMRDHPPVSLVTDQDRAIQIAASQVFPGARHCINKWDVLREGQDKLAHVSLAYPSFQVDLYNCINFTETVEEFESSWSSIVDKYDLGRHEWLSSIYNARAQWVPVYFRDSFFAALFPTTQGSFFDGYVNQQTTLPIFFRLYERAMESWFEMEIEADHDTANTPPILKTPSPMESQAANLYTRRIFEKFQAELVETFAYTANRIDDDGTSTTFRVAKFENDNKAYMVSFCYPEMRASCSCQMFEHSGILCRHVLTVFTVTNILTLPPHYILGRWTRNAKSVVEMDERVSDDGLLHRYNHLCREAIKYAEEGAVTPETYNIALGALREGGKKVSAVRKSVGRAAPPSSHGGDAKTSLSASDSTPLLWPRHDEMTRRFNLNDGGARAQSVADLNLPRMAPISLHRDDGAPENMVALPCLKSMTWGMESKNTIPGGRVAVINLKLHDYRKFPSADMEVKFQLSSVTLEPMLRSMAYISEQLSAPANRVAVINLKLQDTETTTGESEVKFQVSRDTLGAMLRSMAYIREQLSIVGELQTEPQGKKQRK